A stretch of the Vigna radiata var. radiata cultivar VC1973A chromosome 7, Vradiata_ver6, whole genome shotgun sequence genome encodes the following:
- the LOC106767828 gene encoding transcription factor DICHOTOMA — translation MYSSNTSFNGNDLLSYPSQPFCFRPFSFESNPTNSSKHQSNSNYALPPPLPPPLSFLQSFDENIFLEHHHDFLLLHPSLADPGLSKNLHVAPEIPAIPSSGQPATAPMDHTTRKRSTKRDRHSKINTARGLRDRRMRLSLEVAKRFFGLQDMLGFDKASKTVEWLLNQAKVEIKQLAREKNSVGGAKSASSTSECEGVSSLDEVVVSGVNEEHEKETPNMKRRTSKVCRKREKARERARERTREKMRTRRVLAADASNLNRLSSWNPFETVEDSAATQSQSVNHPSLDAHLPETEEPSSHAKEHLGTVEDIARHEDNSLVIMNKWSPTMIFNSLNNSAILHEHQFAEFQSLGKPWETYNDHI, via the exons ATGTATTCCTCAAATACCTCCTTCAACGGCAATGACCTACTCTCGTACCCTAGCCAACCATTTTGCTTTAGGCCTTTTTCCTTTGAAAGCAACCCAACCAATTCTTCAAAACACCAATCCAATTCCAATTACGcccttcctcctcctcttcctcctcctttgTCCTTTCTTCAATCCTTTGACGAAAATATCTTTCTCGAACACCACCATGACTTTCTCTTACTTCACCCCTCTCTAGCCGACCCCGGACTCTCAAAAAACCTTCACGTTGCTCCCGAAATCCCCGCAATTCCCTCCTCTGGACAACCTGCCACTGCCCCTATGGACCACACTACAAGGAAGAGGTCCACCAAGAGAGATCGCCACAGCAAAATCAACACCGCACGAGGCCTCAGAGACCGAAGAATGAGGCTGTCCCTCGAAGTTGCAAAGAGGTTCTTCGGCTTGCAAGACATGCTAGGCTTTGACAAGGCCAGCAAAACCGTCGAGTGGCTACTGAACCAAGCAAAAGTCGAAATCAAACAACTTGCTAGGGAAAAAAACAGTGTTGGTGGTGCCAAGAGTGCATCATCAACTTCTGAATGCGAAGGGGTGTCTAGCTTGGACGAGGTTGTGGTCAGTGGAGTTAACGAGGAGCACGAGAAGGAGACACCCAACATGAAGAGAAGAACAAGTAAGGTTTGTAGAAAGAGGGAAAAGGCAAGAGAAAGGGCGAGAGAAAGAACAAGAGAGAAGATGAGGACTCGGAGAGTACTTGCTGCAGATGCTTCAAACCTTAACCGTTTGAGTTCTTGGAACCCCTTTGAAACGGTTGAAGACTCTGCGGCTACTCAGAGCCAAAGCGTGAACCACCCCTCCTTGGATGCGCACCTTCCTGAGACCGAAGAACCAAGTTCTCACGCAAAGGAACATTTGGGAACCGTGGAGGACATAGCGCGCCATGAAGACAATTCTTTGGTGATCATGAACAAGTGGAGCCCAACCATGATATTCAATTCTCTAAACAACTCGGCAATCCTTCACGAA CATCAATTTGCAGAATTTCAGTCCTTGGGAAAACCTTGGGAAACCTACAACGATCACATCTAG
- the LOC106769444 gene encoding DNA mismatch repair protein MSH2, translating into MAENFDDLTNKLPELKLDSKQAQGFLSFFKTLPEDPRAIRLFDRRDYYTAHGDNATFIAKTYYHTTTAMRQLGNGSNALSSISVSRNMFETIARDLLLDRTDHSLELYEGSGSNWRLVKSGTPGNIGSFEDVLFANSEMQDSPVIVALSLNFRENGCTIGLGFVDLTKRVLGMAEFLDCHFTNVEAALVALGCKECLIPIESVKSTEYRMLRDVLTKCGVMLTEKKKYEFRARDLVQDLCRLVKGPIEPVRDFVSGFEYAPGALGALLSYAELLADESNYENYTLRRYNLDSYMRLDSAAMRALNVLESKTDANKNFSLFGLMNRTCTAGMGKRLLHIWLKQPLVDVAEINSRLDIVQAFVEDTVLRQDLRQHLKRISDIERLMHNLQKRRAGLQHIVKLYQSSIRLPYIKTALEIYDGQFSSVMRSRYLEPLQLWTDDEHLNKFIGLVEASVDLDQLENREYMISPSYDSTLANLKEQRELLESQIHNLHRQTADDLDLPIDKALKLDKGTQFGHVFRITKKEEPKIRKKLNTQFIVLETRKDGVKFTNTKLKKLGDKYQQILEEYKNCQKKLVDKVVETATTFSQVFESLAEIISELDVLLSFADLASSCPTPYTRPDITPADEGDIILEGCRHPCVEAQDWVNFIPNDCKLVREKTWFQIITGPNMGGKSTFIRQVGVNILMAQVGSFVPCDKASISVRDCIFARVGAGDCQLRGVSTFMQEMLETASILKGATEKSLIIIDELGRGTSTYDGFGLAWAICEHIVEVIKAPTLFATHFHELTALALENVNNDPQKQIVGVANYHVSAHIDSSTRKLTMLYKVEPGACDQSFGIHVAEFANFPESVVTLAREKAAELEDFSPPAASLADTTQEVGSKRKRVFESDDMSQGSARARQFLEKFVALPLVSMDKMQALQEVRKLTESLEKDAEHCNWLKQFL; encoded by the exons ATGGCTGAAAATTTCGACGACCTAACCAATAAGCTTCCCGAGCTCAAATTAG ATTCTAAGCAAGCGCAAGGGTTTCTATCATTTTTCAAAACCCTACCTGAG GATCCAAGGGCTATACGGCTTTTTGATCGTAGG gACTATTATACTGCCCATGGCGACAATGCAACTTTCATTGCAAAGACCTACTACCACACTACGACTGCCATGCGACAACTGGGCAATGGATCAAATGCTCTTTCCAGTATTAGTGTCAGcagaaacatgtttgaaacaatTGCTCGTGATCTCCTTTTGGATAGAACAGACCATTCTCTTGAGCTCTACGAAGGTAGTGGTTCTAATTGGAGACTGGTCAAAAGTGGAACGCCTGGTAATATTGGTAGTTTTGAAGATGTTCTGTTTGCTAACAGTGAAATGCAAGATTCTCCTGTTATTGTTGCTTTGTCACTTAACTTCCGTGAAAATGGTTGCACCATTGGGTTAGGATTTGTTGATCTAACTAAGAGAGTGCTTGGGATGGCTGAATTCCTTGACTGTCACTTTACAAATGTGGAAGCAGCATTGGTTGCACTTGGCTGCAAAGAATGTCTTATACCCATAGAGTCTGTCAAATCTACTGAATACAGAATGTTGCGGGATGTGTTGACTAAATGTGGTGTGATGTTAAccgagaaaaagaaatatgaatttAGAGCCAGGGATCTGGTGCAGGATCTTTGCAGGCTTGTTAAAGGTCCTATCGAACCAGTTCGAGATTTTGTGTCTGGATTTGAATATGCACCTGGTGCTCTGGGGGCATTACTATCTTATGCAGAGTTACTGGCAGATGAAAGCAATTATGAAAACTATACCCTTCGTAGGTACAATCTTGACAGCTATATGAGGTTAGACTCTGCAGCCATGAGAGCACTTAATGTCCTGGAAAGCAAAACTGatgcaaacaaaaatttcaGTTTGTTTGGTCTCATGAATAGGACTTGTACTGCTGGAATGGGAAAACGGCTATTGCACATCTGGCTTAAACAGCCATTGGTAGACGTGGCAGAAATTAATTCTAGATTGGACATAGTACAAGCATTTGTAGAGGACACTGTGCTTCGGCAAGATCTGAGGCAGCATCTGAAAAGAATATCAGACATTGAGCGACTGATGCACAATCTGCAGAAGCGACGAGCTGGTCTGCAACATATTGTTAAACTTTACCAG TCAAGTATTCGACTACCTTACATTAAAACAGCTTTGGAAATATATGATGGGCAATTTTCCTCAGTGATGAGGAGTAGGTATTTGGAACCTCTTCAGTTATGGACTGATGATGAGCACCTGAACAAATTCATTGGGCTTGTAGAAGCTTCTGTTGACCTTGATCAGCTGGAGAACAGGGAATACATGATTTCTCCAAGCTATGACTCTACACTAGCTAACCTAAAGGAACAACGAGAATTACTAGAGAGCCAAATACATAACTTGCATAGACAAACTGCTGATGATCTTGATCTGCCTATAGATAAGGCATTAAAGCTAGACAAAGGCACACAATTTGGACATGTTTTCAGAATCACAAAGAAGGAAGAACCAAAGATAAGGAAGAAGCTCAATACCCAGTTTATTGTACTGGAAACCCGGAAAGATGGAGTGAAATTTACCAACACGAAGCTCAAAAAGCTAGGTGATAAGTATCAACAAATTCTTGAGGAGTATAAAAATTGTCAAAAGAAGTTAGTTGATAAGGTAGTTGAAACAGCGACAACCTTTTCTCAG gtgTTTGAATCTTTGGCCGAAATAATATCTGAATTGGATGTATTACTGAGCTTTGCTGATCTAGCTTCTAGTTGCCCTACTCCCTACACAAGGCCTGATATCACTCCAGCG gatGAAGGAGATATTATCTTAGAAGGCTGCAGACACCCTTGTGTGGAAGCCCAAGACTGGGTGAATTTTATACCAAATGATTGTAAGCTT GTCAGAGAAAAAACTTGGTTTCAAATAATAACGGGGCCTAACATGGGTGGTAAATCAACATTCATCCGGCAG GTGGGTGTGAATATTTTGATGGcacaagttggttcatttgttCCTTGTGACAAAGCCAGCATATCTGTTCGTGATTGTATTTTTGCCCGTGTGGGTGCTGGTGACTGCCAA CTACGTGGTGTTTCTACCTTCATGCAAGAAATGCTTGAAACTGCATCGATATTAAAAGGAGCAACTGAAAAGTCTTTGATAATCATTGATGAGTTGGGGCGTGGGACATCAACTTATGATGGATTTG GTCTAGCTTGGGCCATTTGTGAGCATATTGTTGAAGTTATCAAAGCACCTACTTTGTTTGCCACCCACTTTCACGAGCTGACTGCTTTAGCCCTTGAAAATGTAAACAACGATCCGCAGAAGCAAATTGTTGGCGTGGCAAACTATCATGTTAGTGCGCATATTGACTCATCAACTCGAAAGCTAACTATGCTATATAAG GTTGAACCTGGAGCTTGTGATCAGAGTTTTGGTATTCATGTTGCTGAGTTTGCTAACTTCCCTGAAAGTGTTGTTACCCTAGCTAGAGAAAAGGCGGCAGAATTAGAAGACTTTTCTCCCCCTGCAGCATCCTTAGCTGATACTACACAGGAG GTGGGTTCTAAACGTAAGAGAGTGTTTGAATCCGATGACATGTCTCAAGGGAGTGCAAGGGCACGgcaatttcttgaaaaatttGTTGCTTTGCCACTGGTTTCCATGGACAAAATGCAAGCGTTGCAAGAAGTAAGGAAGTTAACAGAAAGTTTGGAGAAGGATGCCGAACACTGTAATTGGCTGAAGCAATTCTTGTAG